CCGGCGCGCATCCGACTGACGGCGAGGGGCCGCAGCCCCGACAGCGCCTCGTGTCGGCATCAGCGCCACGCGTCGGGCGGCGGGAGCGTCATCGATGTCGGAACCCTGGCGTAGCCTCGGTCCGTGCAGCTCACCGTCCGCGTCAAGCCCGGAAGCCGCCGCGGTCCGCTCGTCGAAGACACCGCCGACGGTCTCGTCGTCCATGTGCGCGAACGCGCCGTCGACGGGGCCGCCAACGCGGGCGTCGTCCGAGCCGTCGCGGCGCACTTCGATGTGGCGCCCCGCGACGTGCAGATCCTCCGCGGGCACGCCGCGCGCATCAAGCGCCTGGAGGTCGACGCATGACGGTGAGCCGGAGCGCCTTCATCGACCTGCGCCCGCTCACCACCTCCCCGGCCTTCGCGCGCCTGTGGATCGGGTCGACACTGGCCGGACTCGGCGGACAGCTGACGGTCGTCGCGGTCATGCTGCACGTGTTCGAGCTGACCCAGAGCACGTTCGCGGTGTCGATGATCGCGGTGGCGGGGCTCCTGCCGATGATCGCCGCGGGCCTGTACGGCGGCATGCTCGCCGACGCCTTCGACCGGCGCACGGTCGCACTGCTGGCGGCGGTGGTGACCTTCGCCTCGACCGCCTTACTGGCGATCCTGGCCTGGTCGGGACTCGAGACGGTCGGGTGGCTCTTCGCCCTGAGCGTGATCAACTCCGCCGCCAACTCCATCGTCATGGCGACGAAATCGGCCATCACCCCGCGGCTGCTCCCCCGCGACCTCCTGCCGGCAGCCGCCGCTCTCCAGGGCGTCACGGTCGGCGTCATGGTCATGGCCGGCCCCGCCCTCGCCGGTGTCCTCGTCGCGTTCGCGGGGTACGCCTGGACCTACTCGCTCGACGTCGTGCTCATGACCTCGCTGTTCCTGGGACTGTGGTCGCTGCCGAAGCTCCGCCCCGAAGGAGAGGTGGTCCGCCCCGGTCTGGAGTCGCTGCGCGACGGCGTCCGGTTCCTCCGCCGAGCGCCGAACATCCGCCTGCAGTACCTCCTCGACATCGTCGCGATGACCTTCGGGCAGCCCGTGGCGCTGTTCCCCGCCATCGGCGCGGTGCTCCTGGGCGGTGGCGCGATCACCACGGGGGTGCTGACGGCCGCGGTGGCGGCGGGCGCCTTCCTCTCGAGCCTGTTCTCGGGCCCGATCGGACGCGTGCGCCGCCAGGGCCTCGGCATCGAACGGGCGATCCAGGTGTACGGGCTGTCCATCGGCGCTTTCGGGCTCGTCCTGCTCGCCGCCGGCCTCGGCTGGCTGCGCCCCGACGTCGTCGACGAGTCGCACGCCGCCGTCGCGCTCATCGCCCTCGCCGCGATGGTCCTCGCCGTCTCCGGCGCGGCCGACAACGTCAGCGCGATCTACCGCTCCACCATGATGCAGGCGGCGGTTCCGGATGCCATGCGCGGGCGCCTGCAGGGGATCTTCGTCGTCGTGGTGGCCGGCGGTCCCCGCGTCGGCGCTCTCTATGCCGGCACGCTGGCCACGATCGCCGCCCTGTGGGTGCCGCCCCTGTTCGGCGGCATCCTGATCCTCGCCCTCGTGGGCACGCTCGTTCGATTCTCCCCCCGCTTCCGCCACTACGACGCCCTGAACCCTCAGCCCTGAACCCGGCCCCGACCCGCCCGCGCCCCTCGCGCGCCCGCGCCGCCCGAAACTCACGCCCCCGGAGCTCACCGCG
The DNA window shown above is from Microbacterium proteolyticum and carries:
- a CDS encoding DUF167 domain-containing protein; this translates as MQLTVRVKPGSRRGPLVEDTADGLVVHVRERAVDGAANAGVVRAVAAHFDVAPRDVQILRGHAARIKRLEVDA
- a CDS encoding MFS transporter, whose translation is MTVSRSAFIDLRPLTTSPAFARLWIGSTLAGLGGQLTVVAVMLHVFELTQSTFAVSMIAVAGLLPMIAAGLYGGMLADAFDRRTVALLAAVVTFASTALLAILAWSGLETVGWLFALSVINSAANSIVMATKSAITPRLLPRDLLPAAAALQGVTVGVMVMAGPALAGVLVAFAGYAWTYSLDVVLMTSLFLGLWSLPKLRPEGEVVRPGLESLRDGVRFLRRAPNIRLQYLLDIVAMTFGQPVALFPAIGAVLLGGGAITTGVLTAAVAAGAFLSSLFSGPIGRVRRQGLGIERAIQVYGLSIGAFGLVLLAAGLGWLRPDVVDESHAAVALIALAAMVLAVSGAADNVSAIYRSTMMQAAVPDAMRGRLQGIFVVVVAGGPRVGALYAGTLATIAALWVPPLFGGILILALVGTLVRFSPRFRHYDALNPQP